In the genome of Spirochaetia bacterium, one region contains:
- a CDS encoding sigma 54-interacting transcriptional regulator: protein MTKIFFIVPYEELEVLFREEASVYNVSNIVCEFKHIYGSDYTKLSSIDADIIVARGITARAVEACHPDANVIPIPMGTNDLLEALYKSREHPAKCIGLLAESKEVCDADHVSRMIGKKVIMHIANDQEEVRAGIDLLRFKGCSLFVGGLTMARICEEKGYAYISIQTGRHAVKRVVRDAIASARSLEKAKVRTNLLVSLLNKGDDAIVAIDSKGMVMESNLLADNLFGKKLTGTILGKVYCNQAVNLTMELGTENEFIDDIGKDPMFITCQPIGKDPMGYKVLLIFHRVEAIRDEESKIRRELSKKGLIAHYTFGNIITDNAQMKLLILKAKRYASVEGSILLVGETGTGKEMFAQSIHNASSRRNGPFVALNCAALSEQLLESELFGYAPGAFTGARKEGKVGLFELAHTGTIFLDEIGEMPIQLQAKLLRVLQEHEIMRVGGDSVIPVDVRVISATNVDISERIKHNTFRLDLFYRLGLFILSLPPLRSRESDIPLLFTYFLRQYCIAAKREVPRLTSSACRLLEEYAWPGNIRELKNGAQRLAVLNRSSIVDETAVRDLDINTSMFQKQAVEQKSTRKMSACEIAMLYKESGLSKEEFAEEFDISRTTLWRKLSEAKR from the coding sequence GAGGTACTGTTCCGTGAGGAAGCCTCTGTATACAATGTGTCAAACATTGTGTGTGAATTCAAGCATATCTATGGAAGTGACTATACAAAGCTTTCTTCCATAGATGCCGATATCATCGTAGCTCGTGGAATCACTGCCCGGGCTGTGGAAGCTTGCCATCCTGATGCCAATGTAATCCCGATACCGATGGGTACGAATGACTTGCTGGAGGCACTGTACAAGAGTCGGGAGCATCCTGCCAAGTGTATTGGCCTTCTTGCGGAAAGCAAAGAAGTATGTGATGCCGACCATGTTTCACGGATGATAGGTAAAAAGGTAATCATGCACATTGCCAATGATCAGGAAGAAGTCAGGGCCGGGATTGATTTGTTGCGTTTTAAGGGCTGTTCCCTGTTCGTCGGAGGATTGACCATGGCACGCATCTGTGAAGAGAAGGGCTATGCCTATATTTCCATCCAGACAGGACGACATGCAGTCAAACGTGTGGTGAGGGATGCCATAGCATCTGCCCGTTCCTTGGAAAAAGCAAAGGTCAGGACCAACCTGCTGGTTTCCTTGCTCAACAAAGGTGATGATGCGATTGTGGCAATCGACAGCAAGGGTATGGTCATGGAAAGCAACCTGCTCGCTGACAATCTGTTTGGGAAAAAACTGACAGGGACTATTCTCGGGAAAGTATATTGCAACCAGGCTGTCAACCTGACCATGGAACTCGGTACTGAGAATGAGTTCATTGATGATATCGGTAAGGATCCGATGTTCATTACTTGCCAGCCTATCGGTAAGGATCCGATGGGATATAAAGTCCTGCTGATTTTCCATAGGGTCGAAGCGATACGGGATGAAGAGAGCAAGATTCGCCGTGAATTGAGCAAGAAAGGGCTCATTGCCCATTATACCTTCGGGAACATCATCACGGACAATGCACAGATGAAGTTACTGATCCTCAAAGCCAAGCGATATGCATCGGTCGAAGGATCAATCCTACTTGTCGGTGAGACTGGAACGGGCAAGGAAATGTTTGCCCAGAGCATCCACAATGCCTCTTCAAGACGTAACGGTCCTTTTGTTGCTCTCAATTGTGCCGCGTTGTCGGAACAGTTGTTGGAAAGTGAACTGTTCGGATATGCCCCCGGGGCCTTCACCGGTGCTCGGAAGGAAGGTAAAGTCGGTTTGTTCGAATTGGCACATACGGGTACGATTTTCCTTGATGAGATAGGAGAGATGCCGATACAGCTACAGGCCAAGTTGCTGCGGGTGCTGCAGGAACATGAGATAATGCGTGTGGGCGGGGATTCAGTAATCCCGGTCGATGTACGGGTCATCAGTGCGACGAATGTCGATATCAGTGAACGGATCAAGCACAATACGTTCAGGCTTGATTTGTTCTATCGGCTGGGACTGTTCATACTGAGTCTTCCTCCCCTTCGGTCGAGGGAATCTGATATACCTTTGCTATTTACATATTTTCTCAGACAGTATTGCATCGCAGCCAAGCGTGAAGTTCCACGGCTTACAAGTTCTGCCTGCCGGTTGTTGGAGGAGTATGCCTGGCCAGGTAATATCAGGGAGTTGAAGAATGGAGCCCAGCGATTGGCTGTATTGAACCGTTCCTCAATCGTTGATGAAACAGCCGTCCGAGATTTGGACATCAATACATCGATGTTTCAGAAACAGGCCGTCGAACAAAAGTCTACCCGGAAAATGAGCGCATGTGAGATTGCCATGCTATACAAGGAAAGCGGGTTGAGCAAAGAAGAATTTGCCGAGGAATTCGACATAAGCAGGACAACATTATGGCGGAAACTGTCTGAAGCGAAAAGATAA
- a CDS encoding tripartite tricarboxylate transporter TctB family protein: MNKFRKLKTKIIIPIATFVFGAVFAFLGITKYGFYHATKGPLPGFFPSIVGICLMIVSVLTLLQARSDDDQHSRKENWYPVLGTLAILLGCLVFGMYLSLGIFLFWWVRIYEKASWKATIICFIIMGVIVIGAFGCWLNIDFPKGLLFSWM; this comes from the coding sequence ATGAATAAGTTCAGAAAGTTAAAGACAAAGATTATCATTCCGATTGCTACTTTTGTCTTCGGTGCCGTCTTTGCGTTTCTTGGGATAACCAAGTATGGCTTCTATCATGCAACAAAGGGGCCATTACCGGGATTTTTCCCGTCTATTGTCGGTATCTGTCTCATGATTGTCAGCGTGCTGACCTTGTTGCAGGCTCGATCGGATGATGATCAACACAGCAGGAAGGAAAATTGGTATCCGGTTCTTGGTACCTTGGCTATCCTGCTTGGATGCTTGGTTTTCGGCATGTATCTGTCACTTGGGATATTCCTGTTCTGGTGGGTACGTATCTATGAAAAGGCCAGCTGGAAAGCCACCATAATATGTTTCATCATTATGGGTGTCATTGTAATCGGAGCTTTTGGCTGTTGGCTCAACATAGATTTTCCAAAAGGTTTGCTATTTAGCTGGATGTAA
- a CDS encoding tripartite tricarboxylate transporter permease produces the protein MHNLILLGNGLLNVLSIQNLLVTGLGAILGLMVGAMPGIGSLAGVALLLPLTYKFNPTTAIIMLGALYYSNMYGGSFSAILLNIPGDSPAVMTTLDGYPMATVKKRPGQALYTSNLSSFIGGFIGIAILIFMGPALAEFGLKFGPVEMTALLLVAMTSIGWLVGDNPTKGVVLTLAGILVATVGMDTLTGSPRYDFGNVFLLGGIPFIPFVIGTVGFAQVMKLIDEKDVGTKTVVEGKMSLKGSLLSRHELRRLLPPAIRSGFMGTFVGVLPGAGATTGSFLGYAMQKGFKSEEPLGTGAIEGIAACEAANNAAAAGSFAPLLALGIPGSGTGAVLLGGLMMWGLNPGPLLFSSQPEFCWSLIASLMLANLLTLAIALGIIPWITRILSVPIKLMIPCITIVCIVGSYSSTNSLYGVIVMLISGVVGYLCEKNGYTTAPMLLSFVLAPLLESNMRKSFIISHGSISIFFTEPIACCFMIVLLAIIATPIIRGILSGKKR, from the coding sequence ATGCATAATCTCATATTGCTGGGCAACGGTCTTCTCAATGTCCTGTCGATACAGAATCTGTTGGTTACCGGTTTGGGTGCAATTCTGGGCTTGATGGTCGGAGCCATGCCTGGAATAGGTTCTTTGGCTGGCGTTGCACTGTTGCTTCCTCTTACCTATAAGTTTAATCCAACGACAGCAATCATCATGCTGGGTGCACTGTATTATTCGAATATGTACGGAGGCTCCTTCAGTGCCATCCTGCTGAATATTCCTGGAGACAGCCCTGCGGTTATGACGACATTGGATGGCTATCCTATGGCTACAGTGAAGAAGCGGCCTGGACAAGCCTTATATACATCCAATTTGTCTTCCTTCATCGGTGGATTTATCGGTATTGCAATCCTCATATTCATGGGACCTGCACTGGCCGAGTTCGGGTTGAAGTTCGGTCCTGTTGAGATGACAGCCCTGCTTCTGGTGGCTATGACTAGCATTGGATGGTTGGTGGGGGATAACCCTACGAAAGGCGTTGTCCTTACCCTTGCCGGTATATTGGTTGCGACTGTAGGCATGGATACGCTGACAGGTTCACCGAGATATGATTTCGGCAATGTATTCCTGTTGGGGGGTATACCTTTCATCCCGTTTGTTATCGGTACTGTCGGTTTTGCCCAAGTTATGAAGCTGATTGATGAAAAGGATGTCGGTACAAAAACAGTGGTTGAAGGAAAGATGTCCCTGAAGGGTTCCTTGCTGTCCCGGCATGAATTGCGCCGACTGTTGCCTCCTGCTATCAGGAGTGGTTTCATGGGAACGTTCGTGGGAGTGTTACCTGGAGCTGGTGCGACGACGGGTTCATTCCTTGGCTATGCCATGCAGAAAGGCTTCAAGAGCGAAGAACCGTTGGGGACCGGTGCCATCGAAGGCATTGCTGCCTGTGAAGCTGCGAACAATGCTGCAGCTGCTGGTTCCTTTGCACCCTTGCTTGCCCTTGGAATTCCTGGTTCGGGTACCGGAGCTGTCCTTCTCGGCGGATTGATGATGTGGGGGCTGAATCCCGGACCTCTGCTTTTTTCTTCCCAACCTGAATTCTGCTGGAGCTTGATTGCTTCCCTGATGTTGGCAAATCTGCTGACGCTAGCCATCGCTTTGGGAATCATCCCATGGATAACTCGGATTTTGTCTGTTCCGATAAAGTTGATGATTCCTTGTATTACAATCGTCTGTATCGTAGGTTCCTACAGCAGTACCAATTCTCTGTATGGTGTCATCGTCATGTTGATATCAGGAGTCGTTGGTTATCTCTGTGAAAAGAATGGATATACCACAGCTCCCATGTTGCTTTCATTCGTCCTTGCGCCCCTGTTGGAATCAAACATGAGGAAATCCTTCATCATAAGTCACGGAAGCATCTCCATATTCTTTACAGAACCGATTGCCTGCTGCTTTATGATCGTCTTGCTTGCAATCATCGCTACCCCAATCATCAGAGGGATACTATCGGGGAAAAAACGGTAA
- a CDS encoding tripartite tricarboxylate transporter substrate binding protein has product MYKKILTVVAVALLALPVFANGDSEQKTGGTFVPTQNIEWYCTSSPGGGSDIFTRTIQDIMTSEKLVNGQNIIIQYKTDGAGEVGRALVSTLKGTKADYTLLTFNSGDLMPMDKNTDRRFSDFQPIAHMAVDNHLIFVTPDSRFKSFKDVLAALQNGDNVVMAGSKGDDIACHAALIKELGVSADQFAFIANDSSGTAVTSILGNHVDLLICKPAAASQYVEAGRLIPILALASKRFPGNLQSAPILSELGYHDVEVPNWRSVVGSKNMSPEAVAYWTDVFKKVSQTSAWQDGYINKQKLVADYMDSVTFKTYGSKFEADYLASIGK; this is encoded by the coding sequence ATGTACAAGAAAATCTTGACAGTTGTTGCTGTCGCTTTATTGGCTCTTCCTGTCTTTGCAAACGGAGACAGTGAACAGAAGACTGGAGGTACCTTTGTCCCGACACAGAACATCGAATGGTATTGTACTTCGTCACCTGGGGGTGGAAGTGATATCTTTACCAGGACCATTCAGGATATCATGACGTCTGAAAAGCTGGTGAATGGACAGAATATCATCATTCAGTATAAGACCGATGGTGCAGGAGAAGTAGGCAGGGCGTTGGTCTCGACATTGAAAGGTACCAAGGCAGATTACACCTTGTTGACGTTCAACAGCGGAGACCTGATGCCGATGGATAAAAATACTGACCGACGGTTCTCGGATTTCCAACCCATTGCCCATATGGCCGTTGACAACCACTTGATTTTTGTTACACCTGATTCTCGATTCAAGAGTTTTAAGGATGTCCTTGCAGCCCTGCAGAATGGGGATAATGTGGTGATGGCCGGTTCCAAGGGTGATGATATCGCCTGCCACGCTGCTTTGATCAAGGAACTGGGTGTTTCTGCCGATCAGTTTGCTTTTATTGCAAATGATTCTTCAGGTACTGCTGTTACCTCAATCCTAGGAAACCACGTGGACCTTCTTATTTGCAAGCCTGCGGCTGCTTCCCAATATGTCGAAGCTGGACGTTTGATACCGATACTTGCTCTTGCCTCGAAACGTTTCCCAGGCAACCTGCAATCTGCTCCGATTCTTTCAGAGCTTGGATATCATGATGTTGAGGTCCCGAACTGGAGATCCGTCGTCGGTTCAAAGAACATGAGTCCCGAAGCCGTTGCCTATTGGACTGATGTATTCAAGAAAGTTTCCCAGACTTCTGCTTGGCAGGATGGCTATATCAATAAGCAAAAGCTGGTTGCCGACTATATGGACAGTGTCACCTTCAAGACATATGGGAGCAAGTTTGAGGCAGATTATCTGGCTTCAATCGGAAAGTAA
- a CDS encoding aspartate/glutamate racemase family protein — MKNIGLIYTVRPVLDSFVPQLSKLVKGQVAYHNLFDDFLASDPGLRGFFSKDNKLRLFNDIRNMELAGSELIVVTCSTLTPTVEEIRPFIQVPVIAIDDAMCELAVKSGSRIRVIATARSTVEPTERHLRATAIQCGFSLPEITSSDDSVAYEAMKRGDMELHDKRVLQMIADTSGYDVIVLAQASMAHLADQGSKLSGIPVLGSVPSCQAAIATMLNKEGD, encoded by the coding sequence ATGAAAAATATCGGACTTATCTATACGGTTCGGCCGGTCCTGGATAGTTTTGTCCCTCAATTGTCCAAATTGGTAAAAGGCCAGGTTGCCTATCACAATCTATTTGATGATTTCCTAGCTTCTGATCCCGGTCTGCGAGGATTTTTCAGCAAAGACAACAAGCTTCGTCTTTTCAACGATATCAGGAATATGGAGCTGGCAGGATCTGAACTGATTGTAGTCACTTGTTCCACCTTGACTCCGACTGTAGAAGAAATACGACCGTTCATACAAGTGCCTGTAATAGCCATCGACGATGCAATGTGTGAATTGGCAGTGAAATCAGGTAGCAGGATTAGAGTCATTGCTACAGCTCGTAGTACGGTTGAACCCACTGAACGGCATCTGCGTGCGACTGCGATTCAATGTGGTTTTTCCTTGCCCGAAATCACATCTTCTGATGATTCCGTGGCCTATGAAGCTATGAAGCGCGGAGACATGGAACTTCATGATAAACGAGTATTGCAGATGATTGCCGATACGTCTGGCTATGACGTCATTGTCCTTGCCCAGGCATCCATGGCACATTTGGCCGATCAGGGTAGCAAACTGTCTGGGATTCCTGTCCTTGGTTCCGTTCCGTCGTGTCAAGCGGCTATTGCCACTATGCTCAACAAGGAAGGTGATTGA